A region of Panicum virgatum strain AP13 chromosome 8N, P.virgatum_v5, whole genome shotgun sequence DNA encodes the following proteins:
- the LOC120685568 gene encoding protein starmaker, whose product MGDDADAAAGVARETEAEIEKAMRARVPDFKKQADSLTLEGVRRALEKDLGLETYSLDAHKKFIKQCVDKVFAESDDENTNDNASEDADAKDDNLSKEGPDDAKPTPVSKKTSSSADDQVLRSNETGNDHEGEKNKTSSSDISEDMIKEAIEKRATYFRKNSETLTLQGVRRTLEEDLKLRKKALDAYKNFITTELDKVLQEPANGTKKKSKKGPPMDTDQKTSKGSKRTREDSDNSELNNSQSEMEDSDEDIRPRKKRAEKGKVIKKQKKVADEKKLSTLKAKKVAKRDSDRNADEQGGNSAEEDNSHSSAEEDNKRKRQQAPAYGKHVEHLKSIIKSCGMTIPPTVYRKAKQAPEHKREACLIKELEDMLQKEGLSKNPSEKEIKAVKKRKERAKELEGIDMSNIITSSRRRSTSSFIPLPPPPKIEADSDDDEDDDAQDDDEDDEENVEGADKGINDDAEAGDGSADDAAKDSD is encoded by the exons ATGGgagacgacgccgacgccgccgcgggggtGGCGCGCGAGACGGAGGCGGAGATCGAGAAGGCCATGCGCGCCCGGGTCCCCGACTTCAAGAAGCAGGCCGA CTCCTTGACCCTTGAAGGCGTCAGGAGAGCACTGGAGAAGGACCTAGGTTTGGAGACATATTCACTTGATGCACACAAAAAGTTCATAAAGCAATGTGTAGACAAG GTTTTTGCTGAATCTGATGATGAAAACACAAATGATAATGCATCAGAGGATGCTGATGCGAAAGATGACAATTTATCCAAAGAAGGGCCAGATGATGCTAAACCAACacctgtttcaaaaaaaacgtCCTCCAGTGCTGACGATCAAGTATTAAGATCCAATGAGACAGGAAATGATCACGAGGGAGAAAAGAATAAAACTTCCAGCAGTGATATTAGTGAAGACATGATAAAAGAAGCCATTGAGAAAAGGGCTACTTATTTTAGAAAGAATTCTGA AACTCTTACTCTGCAAGGAGTTCGCCGTACTTTGGAAGAAGATCTCAAGCTTCGGAAGAAAGCTTTAGATGCCTACAAGAACTTCATTACTACAGAATTAGACAAG GTTTTGCAAGAACCTGCAAATGGGACaaagaaaaaaagtaaaaaGGGACCTCCCATGGATACTGACCAAAAAACAAGTAAAGGTTCAAAAAGAACCCGTGAAGACTCAGATAACTCTGAATTAAATAATAGCCAGAGTGAGATGGAAGACAGCGATGAGGATATAAGACCAAGAAAGAAAAGGGCAGAAAAGGGTAAAGTCATCAAAAAGCAGAAAAAAGTTGCAGATGAGAAGAAACTGTCAACCCTGAAGGCTAAAAAGGTTGCAAAACGAGATTCAGATAGAAATGCTGATGAACAGGGTGGCAACTCAGCAGAAGAGGATAATTCTCATTCATCTGCTGAGGAAGATAACAAG AGAAAACGGCAACAGGCTCCAGCTTACGGGAAACATGTAGAGCATCTGAAGTCGATAATCAAGTCTTGTGGAATGAC TATTCCACCTACTGTGTATCGGAAAGCCAAACAAGCTCCTGAGCACAAACGTGAGGCATGTTTGATAAAGGAGTTAGAGGatatgcttcaaaaggaagGATTGTCAAAAAATCCTTCTGAAAAAG AAATCAAAGCagtgaagaaaagaaaagaaagagcaaAGGAACTTGAGGGCATAGACATGAGTAATATTATCACTAGTTCTCGTCGGAGAAGTACATCAAGTTTCATACCCCTGCCACCACCACCTAAAATAGAagctgatagtgatgatgatgaagatgatgatgcgCAAgacgatgatgaagatgatgaggagAATGTAGAGGGTGCAGACAAAGGCATTAATGATGATGCGGAAGCTGGCGATGGTTCTGCTGATG ATGCTGCAAAGGACAGCGATTGA
- the LOC120685331 gene encoding glutamyl-tRNA(Gln) amidotransferase subunit B, chloroplastic/mitochondrial-like, with protein MALTLLRGMRTPISFRSSTGLFFTVLRPRLARFTTRVESAQATEAKAAAKSIQLVTKEAAEQKTQGFEAIIGIETHVQLSTVTKAFCSCPYNYGSQPNTTICPTCMGHPGTLPVLNEKVVECAVKLGLALNCEISMTSKFDRKQYFYPDLPKGYQISQFDIPIAKKGYVDLDLPVEFGGGHRKFGITRVHMEEDAGKLLHSESGSYSQVDLNRAGVPLLEIVSEPDMRTGIEAAEYGAELQRIVRYLGVSNGNMQEGSLRCDVNVSVRPVGQSEFGTKVEIKNMNSFSEINRAIDYEISRQILLHKEGQADQIVQETRLWDESSQKTFTMRKKEGLADYRYFPEPDLPEVVLSTDYIDEISKSLPELPEAKRRRYENMGLSMQDVLFLANDDNVAHFFDSTLEHGADAKLACNWIMGDIAAYLKNEKLSIDETKLTPLELSELIASIKNGTISGKIGKEILVELISKGGTVKGVIEEKDLVQIADPAAIEAMVDKVIADNPKQLEQYRAGKTKLQGFFAGQVMKASKGKANPVLLNKILGEKLNAN; from the exons ATGGCTCTAACGCTCCTCCGAGGGATGAGGACGCCGATCTCATTTAGATCAAGTACAGGCTTATTCTTTACTGTTCTAAGACCTCGGTTGGCCCGCTTCACAACCAGGGTGGAGAGTGCACAGGCAACTGAGGCCAAAGCAGCAGCCAAATCAATTCAACTGGTGACCAAGGAGGCAGCAGAGCAGAAGACACAAGGGTTTGAAGCGATCATTGGAATTGAAACCCATGTCCAACTCTCGACCGTCACAAAAGCATTTTGTTCTTGCCCGTACAACTATGGCTCCCAGCCCAATACCACTATCTGCCCCACCTGCATGGGCCACCCAGGGACACTGCCAGTTCTGAATGAGAAGGTCGTTGAGTGTGCCGTGAAGTTGGGCCTTGCTCTCAACTGTGAGATCTCAATGACATCCAAGTTTGATCGGAAGCAGTATTTCTACCCGGACCTCCCCAAGGGGTACCAGATTTCTCAGTTTGACATTCCCATTGCCAAGAAGGGCTATGTTGATTTGGATCTTCCAGTGGAATTTGGTGGTGGGCATAGGAAGTTTGGGATCACAAGGGTTCACATGGAAGAAGATGCTGGCAAACTGCTTCATTCTGAATCCGGCAGTTACTCGCAG GTTGACTTAAACAGGGCTGGTGTACCTTTGCTTGAAATTGTCTCGGAGCCAGACATGAGAACAGGGATAGAGGCTGCTGAATATGGTGCTGAACTGCAAAGGATCGTTAGGTACCTCGGAGTGAGTAATGGTAATATGCAGGAAGGTTCCCTTCGTTGTGATGTGAATGTTTCTGTCCGACCTGTTGGACAATCAGAATTTGGTACAAAG GTCGAAATAAAGAATATGAACTCATTTTCTGAGATCAATAGGGCAATTGATTATGAGATATCCCGACAAATTCTGCTCCATAAAGAAGGTCAGGCTGATCAAATTGTGCAAGAAACCCGTCTATGGGATGAATCTTCTCAG AAAACTTTTACAATGCGAAAAAAGGAGGGACTTGCCGACTACAGATATTTTCCTGAGCCTGATCTTCCTGAAGTTGTTCTCTCTACTGACTATATTGATGAAATCAGCAAGTCCTTGCCAGAGCTTCCAGAAGCAAAACGTAGGCGGTATGAGAATATGGGACTTAGCATGCAAGATGTTCTGTTCCTTGCTAATGATGACAAT GTTGCTCATTTCTTTGATTCTACTCTTGAGCATGGTGCTGATGCAAAGCTGGCTTGCAACTGGATCATGGGTGACATTGCTGCTTATCTAAAAAATGAAAAGCTCTCCATTGATGAAACTAAATTAACACCTCTGGAGCTTTCTGAACTTATTGCATCCATCAAGAACGGAACTATCAGTGGGAAGATTGGCAAGGAG ATACTGGTTGAACTCATTTCCAAAGGTGGCACAGTTAAGGGTGTGATAGAGGAGAAAGATTTGGTTCAG ATAGCAGATCCAGCAGCAATCGAGGCAATGGTAGATAAAGTAATTGCTGACAATCCAAAGCAACTTGAGCAGTACCGTGCTGGGAAAACTAAGTTGCAAGGATTTTTTGCGGGCCAG GTGATGAAAGCATCGAAGGGCAAGGCCAACCCTGTTTTGTTGAATAAAATCCTTGGAGAGAAGTTAAATGCCAATTAG